In Acidimicrobiales bacterium, the following are encoded in one genomic region:
- a CDS encoding molybdopterin-dependent oxidoreductase → MTVSASERRIHVRTCSLCEAMCGLEVHVEGDRVALIRPNRADVWSKGHICPKGTTLGHLHHDPDRLRSPLVREGTTWREVGWDEAFRRCSELLGPVIEAHGIEAVTAYVGNPLAHNFSLGRYAGVLIGMSGIPMIYSAGTVDQWPKNVSSHLMFGGMWKISVPDIVRTDLVVVMGANPYASQGSLLACPDVMGHLEAIRARGGEVVVVDPVRTGTAARADDWLAITPGTDAALLLAIAHVVVTEGRVDLGRIGHLIDGVDRFCELVADWTPERVAPVTGIDADRIRSLARKLASTERAVVYGRIGLCNQEFGTLASWLVDVVNIITGHLDTVGGAMFARASAWSVTDLPMPGLEGGVANFGRWRTRVRGAPEVLGHVPVSCLAEEIATPGTGQIRALFTVAGNPVLSTPGGDRLDAALGGLDCMISVDNWLNETTRHAHVILPGLSPLEQPHHDDLIWNFAVGSAAKYSPPLFPPTDGRPEEWEILIRLAGACLGQPADQVDVAAIDDGFFDVMASVKGFDGAELRQGYEAGGPERLLDLTLRTGPFGDRYGQDPGGLTLDRLKAEPNGVDLGLNEPCLEQVLTTEGGKVVLAPTYITDDLPRLAARLERPADDLVLVSRRHLRSNNSWMHNVRVLVKGKDRCTLQVHPDDATRCGVRDGELARVASESGTVDVPVEVTDDIRPGVVSLPHGWGHDKPGTRLSVANDHAGVSSNVLAPGRFVDEISGNAAVNGIPVTVGPAPAPADQESPISFS, encoded by the coding sequence ATGACGGTGTCGGCATCCGAGCGGCGCATCCACGTCCGGACGTGCTCCTTGTGCGAGGCGATGTGCGGCCTCGAGGTCCACGTCGAGGGCGACCGGGTCGCGCTGATCCGGCCCAACCGGGCCGACGTGTGGAGCAAGGGCCACATCTGCCCCAAGGGCACGACGCTGGGCCACCTCCACCACGATCCCGACCGGCTGCGGAGCCCGCTGGTGCGTGAGGGCACCACCTGGCGCGAGGTCGGCTGGGACGAGGCGTTCCGGCGTTGCTCCGAGCTGCTGGGACCGGTGATCGAGGCCCACGGCATCGAGGCGGTGACGGCCTACGTGGGCAACCCGCTGGCCCACAACTTCAGCCTCGGCCGCTATGCCGGCGTCCTCATCGGCATGTCCGGCATCCCCATGATCTACTCGGCCGGCACCGTCGACCAGTGGCCCAAGAACGTCAGCTCGCACCTGATGTTCGGCGGGATGTGGAAGATCTCGGTCCCCGACATCGTGCGGACCGACCTGGTGGTGGTCATGGGGGCCAACCCGTACGCGTCGCAGGGCTCGCTGCTGGCCTGCCCCGACGTGATGGGCCACCTCGAGGCGATCCGGGCCCGGGGCGGCGAGGTGGTCGTGGTCGATCCCGTCCGCACCGGCACCGCGGCGAGGGCCGACGACTGGCTGGCCATCACCCCGGGGACGGACGCCGCGCTGCTGCTCGCGATCGCCCACGTCGTGGTGACCGAGGGCCGCGTCGACCTCGGACGCATCGGCCACCTGATCGACGGGGTCGACCGGTTCTGCGAGCTGGTCGCCGACTGGACCCCCGAGCGCGTCGCCCCGGTCACCGGCATCGACGCCGACCGCATCCGCTCGCTGGCCCGCAAGCTGGCCTCCACCGAGCGGGCCGTGGTCTACGGGCGGATCGGGCTGTGCAACCAGGAGTTCGGCACGCTGGCCAGCTGGCTGGTCGACGTGGTCAACATCATCACCGGGCACCTCGACACGGTCGGCGGCGCCATGTTCGCCCGGGCCTCGGCGTGGTCGGTCACCGATCTGCCGATGCCGGGGCTCGAGGGCGGCGTCGCCAACTTCGGGCGGTGGCGCACCCGGGTCCGCGGTGCGCCCGAGGTGCTGGGCCACGTCCCGGTGTCATGCCTGGCCGAGGAGATCGCCACGCCGGGCACCGGGCAGATCCGGGCCCTCTTCACGGTGGCGGGGAACCCCGTCCTGTCGACGCCCGGGGGCGACCGCCTCGATGCGGCCTTGGGTGGGTTGGACTGCATGATCAGCGTGGACAACTGGCTCAACGAGACCACCCGCCACGCCCACGTGATCCTGCCCGGGCTCTCGCCGCTCGAGCAGCCCCACCACGACGACCTGATCTGGAACTTCGCGGTGGGCAGCGCGGCGAAGTACTCACCGCCGCTGTTCCCGCCGACCGACGGCCGGCCCGAGGAGTGGGAGATCCTGATCCGCCTGGCCGGCGCCTGCCTCGGCCAACCCGCCGACCAGGTCGACGTGGCCGCCATCGACGACGGGTTCTTCGACGTCATGGCGTCGGTCAAGGGCTTCGACGGTGCCGAGCTGCGCCAGGGCTACGAGGCCGGCGGGCCCGAGCGGCTGCTCGACCTGACGCTGCGCACCGGGCCGTTCGGCGACCGCTACGGCCAGGACCCCGGCGGGCTCACGCTCGATCGCCTCAAGGCCGAGCCCAACGGCGTCGACCTCGGGCTCAACGAGCCGTGCCTCGAGCAGGTCCTCACCACCGAGGGCGGCAAGGTCGTGCTGGCCCCGACCTACATCACCGACGACCTGCCCCGCCTCGCGGCCCGGCTGGAGCGACCCGCTGACGACCTGGTGCTGGTCAGCCGCCGGCACCTGCGGTCGAACAACTCGTGGATGCACAACGTGCGGGTGCTGGTGAAGGGCAAGGACCGCTGCACCCTGCAGGTCCACCCCGACGACGCCACCCGCTGCGGGGTGCGCGACGGCGAGCTGGCGCGCGTGGCCTCCGAGAGCGGGACCGTCGACGTTCCGGTCGAGGTCACCGACGACATCCGGCCCGGCGTCGTCTCGTTGCCCCACGGCTGGGGCCACGACAAGCCCGGCACCCGCCTGTCGGTCGCCAACGACCACGCCGGGGTCAGCAGCAACGTCCTCGCCCCGGGCCGCTTCGTCGACGAGATCTCCGGCAACGCCGCCGTGAACGGCATCCCCGTCACCGTCGGCCCAGCCCCTGCCCCTGCCGATCAGGAGAGCCCGATCAGCTTCTCGTGA
- a CDS encoding glycoside hydrolase family 3 N-terminal domain-containing protein: protein MIKPSRIVGRRALVALLLVLVTAAVPTSRAVANHLPYHDPSLPIPTRVADLLSRMTLDEKLGQMTQAERQAASPTDVRDNRLGSILSGGGSAPSPNNATAWANMYDAYQNAAVTSRLGIPIIYGVDAVHGHNNVVGATIFPHNVGLGATRNPTLVQQIGRATAEEVSGTGIDWDFAPCLCVARNDRWGRTYESYSEDPNVVSSLATYVNGMQGTSLNGPASVLATAKHYLGDGGTTGGVDQGNTQLGEADLRAIHLPPFRAAVQRGVGSVMISYSSWNGAKLHGHSYLINTVLKGELGFSGFVVSDWNGIDQIDGQPGFSAADVRNSINAGVDMVMVPHEWRNFIAVLRAEVQAGRVAMSRIDDANRRILTKKFELGLFERPLTDRSWTATVGSSAHRTLARQAVRESQVLLKNRFGVLPLPKSAPRYFVAGRNADNIGHQSGGWTVSWQGGSGAVTPGTTILSGIRSAVSPGTTVTYNADGIGIDGTYKAAIAVVGETPYAEGAGDRPGSMSLSSTDLATLTRLRASGVPVVVVLVSGRPLDIAAELGGWDALVAAWLPGTEGQGVADVLFGDHNPTGTLPMTWMQSASQQPINAGDGKPALFPLGAGDRFPATQSPYSLIGAAYYDEQSGTLLERCTDSGCGQNVGWIGNGDSLGYYGVDFGSPTPVRVTTRLASGSTATGTIEYRLDSVSGPLIASVPVSNTGGWQTWATTTTNLSSTATGVHRLYLVFRTSATADFVNVNWFQLSR, encoded by the coding sequence GTGATCAAGCCGTCTCGCATCGTTGGACGACGGGCCCTTGTGGCGCTGCTGCTCGTCCTCGTCACCGCGGCAGTGCCGACGAGCCGCGCCGTGGCGAACCACCTGCCGTACCACGATCCGTCGTTGCCGATCCCGACCCGGGTCGCCGACCTGCTGAGCCGGATGACCCTCGACGAGAAGCTCGGGCAGATGACCCAGGCCGAGCGCCAGGCGGCGTCGCCGACCGACGTGCGCGACAACCGGCTGGGCTCGATCCTGTCGGGCGGCGGCTCGGCGCCGTCGCCCAACAACGCCACCGCGTGGGCGAACATGTACGACGCCTACCAGAACGCCGCGGTGACGAGCCGCCTCGGCATCCCGATCATCTACGGCGTGGACGCCGTGCACGGCCACAACAACGTGGTCGGCGCGACGATCTTCCCGCACAACGTCGGTTTGGGTGCCACCCGCAACCCGACGCTGGTGCAGCAGATCGGCCGGGCCACCGCGGAGGAGGTCTCGGGGACCGGCATCGACTGGGACTTCGCGCCATGCCTGTGCGTCGCCCGCAACGACCGCTGGGGCCGCACGTACGAGTCGTACAGCGAGGACCCCAACGTCGTCAGCTCGCTGGCCACCTACGTCAACGGCATGCAGGGCACGAGCCTGAACGGCCCGGCGTCGGTGCTGGCCACGGCCAAGCACTACCTCGGCGACGGCGGCACCACCGGCGGCGTCGACCAGGGCAACACCCAGCTCGGCGAGGCGGACCTGCGGGCGATCCACCTGCCGCCGTTCCGGGCCGCCGTCCAGCGCGGCGTCGGCTCGGTGATGATCTCGTACAGCTCGTGGAACGGCGCCAAGCTGCACGGCCACTCCTACCTGATCAACACGGTGCTCAAGGGTGAGCTCGGCTTCTCGGGGTTCGTGGTCTCCGACTGGAACGGCATCGACCAGATCGACGGCCAACCCGGGTTCTCCGCCGCCGACGTGCGCAACTCGATCAACGCCGGCGTCGACATGGTGATGGTGCCCCACGAGTGGCGGAACTTCATCGCCGTGCTGCGAGCCGAGGTGCAGGCCGGGCGCGTGGCCATGAGCCGCATCGACGACGCCAACCGGCGCATCCTGACGAAGAAGTTCGAGCTCGGCCTGTTCGAGCGGCCGCTGACCGACCGGTCCTGGACCGCCACCGTGGGCAGCTCGGCGCACCGCACGCTGGCCCGCCAGGCCGTGCGCGAGTCGCAGGTGCTGTTGAAGAACCGCTTCGGCGTGCTGCCGTTGCCGAAGTCCGCCCCCAGGTACTTCGTGGCCGGCCGCAACGCCGACAACATCGGTCATCAGAGCGGCGGCTGGACCGTCTCCTGGCAGGGCGGCAGCGGTGCCGTCACGCCGGGCACCACCATCCTCAGCGGCATCCGGTCCGCCGTGTCACCGGGCACCACCGTCACCTACAACGCCGACGGGATCGGCATCGACGGGACGTACAAGGCCGCCATCGCCGTCGTGGGTGAGACCCCTTACGCCGAGGGGGCGGGCGACCGGCCCGGGTCGATGTCGCTCAGCTCGACCGACCTGGCCACGCTGACCCGGCTGCGGGCCTCGGGCGTGCCGGTGGTCGTGGTTCTCGTCTCGGGCCGGCCGCTCGACATCGCCGCCGAGCTGGGCGGCTGGGACGCGCTGGTCGCCGCCTGGTTGCCCGGCACCGAGGGCCAGGGCGTCGCCGACGTGCTGTTCGGCGACCACAACCCCACCGGCACGCTGCCCATGACCTGGATGCAGTCGGCCTCCCAGCAACCCATCAACGCCGGCGACGGCAAACCGGCCCTGTTCCCCCTCGGTGCCGGCGATCGGTTCCCCGCCACCCAGAGCCCCTACAGCCTGATCGGCGCGGCCTACTACGACGAGCAGAGCGGCACCCTGCTCGAGCGCTGCACCGACAGCGGCTGTGGCCAGAACGTGGGCTGGATCGGCAACGGCGACTCGCTCGGCTACTACGGCGTCGACTTCGGCTCGCCGACCCCGGTGCGGGTCACGACCCGCCTCGCGTCGGGCTCCACGGCGACGGGCACCATCGAGTACCGCCTCGACAGCGTGAGCGGACCGCTGATCGCCTCGGTGCCCGTGTCGAACACCGGCGGCTGGCAGACCTGGGCCACGACCACGACGAACCTCTCGTCCACCGCGACTGGCGTGCACCGGCTCTACCTGGTCTTCCGTACCTCGGCCACCGCCGACTTCGTCAACGTCAACTGGTTCCAGCTCTCCCGCTGA